In one window of Gossypium hirsutum isolate 1008001.06 chromosome A01, Gossypium_hirsutum_v2.1, whole genome shotgun sequence DNA:
- the LOC107916848 gene encoding E3 SUMO-protein ligase MMS21, whose product MASTSASRSDGVSSRIRRAASNLNSDNQLLVSDIRKALNLMKDIAVDLERDNQSDMVKQLENAVAELVEAHENCLHYSSAIHSVAEAYRPGPELTDFKKLLDTEFEKVKAGSSSHPQNHPLMHQFQQTVWNVHHAGQQMPGEEQEDIIMTSTESSIKNLKCPLTGKHITELTEPVRSMDCKHIYEKNAILIYIKSHHNNAKCPESACPKMVHAKRVICDPLLLVEIEEQRTLSRQTARTDVVEDFTEMEPHDEDST is encoded by the exons ATGGCGTCGACGTCGGCATCTCGGTCTGATGGCGTTTCTTCCAGAATCAGACGCGCGGCTTCCAATCTTAACTCTGACAATCAATTGCTTGTATCC GATATAAGGAAAGCTTTGAATTTGATGAAGGACATCGCTGTAGACTTGGAGAGAGATAATCAATCTGACATG GTGAAGCAGCTAGAAAATGCTGTTGCTGAGCTGGTAGAAGCTCATGAAAACTGTCTACATTATTCATCAGCAATTCATTCTGTTGCAGAGGCATACCGACCAGGGCCTGAG TTAACTGATTTTAAGAAGTTGCTTGACACCGAGTTTGAAAAAGTCAAAGCTGGTTCATCTTCACATCCACAGAATCATCCACTGATGCATCAGTTCCAGCAAACTGTCTGG AACGTTCATCATGCTGGACAACAAATGCCAGGTGAAGAGCAGGAGGATATTATTATGACCAGTACAGAGAGCAGTATTAAGAATCTTAAATGTCCATTGACTGGAAAGCATATTACTGAACTAACAGAACCAGTTCGCAG CATGGACTGCAAGCACATTTACGAAAAGAATGCTATCCTGATCTACATAAAATCCCATCATAACAATGCCAAATGCCCTGAATCAG CTTGCCCTAAGATGGTGCATGCAAAAAGAGTTATTTGCGATCCATTGTTACTCGTTGAGATAGAGGAGCAACGCACATTGAGTAGACAGACTGCTAGAACTGATGTGGTAGAAGATTTCACAGAAATGGAGCCTCATGATGAAGATAGTACGTGA